Proteins found in one Zea mays cultivar B73 chromosome 1, Zm-B73-REFERENCE-NAM-5.0, whole genome shotgun sequence genomic segment:
- the LOC111590598 gene encoding uncharacterized protein At4g15545 — protein sequence MIPTDPYEELDVARKITSMAIASRVSRLEDDAARLRRDLADRDRAEANLRACLDDSDARLAAALDENAKLAKERDSLAATVKKLTRNLAKVRPLLAF from the exons ATGATCCCCACCGACCCGTACGAGGAGCTGGACGTGGCGCGCAAGATCACCTCCATGGCCATCGCCTCCCGCGTCTCCCGCCTCGAGGACGACGCTGCGCGCCTCCGCCGTGACCTTGCCGACCGTGACCGCGCCGAGGCCAACCTCCGCGCCTGCCTCGACGACTCCGACGCGCGCCTGGCCGCCGCTCTCGACGAGAAC GCGAAGCTGGCGAAGGAAAGGGACTCGCTCGCGGCGACGGTCAAAAAGCTGACCAGGAATTTGGCGAAGGTGCGTCCTTTACTAGCTTTCTAG